One segment of Desulfovibrio sp. JC010 DNA contains the following:
- a CDS encoding cyclase family protein gives MSKQRRIIDLTMDVHEGMQTFQTYWHPFVEVTQLGRHGIENRETRKLILGTHTGTHVDAPRHFVPDGMTVDEIPLENMNGPAILLDFSDLDDCSCVTRSMLEDAVGTDSVERVLIRFDGEKRLGTMAYYEDQPWLTDEAAQWLVDKGCKLIGLDVAMPDNPVNGRQGPTDSPVHKIFLTNQVVILEYLVDLKKIGARHFDLVVAPLKIRGGDGAPARCFAVVID, from the coding sequence ATGTCTAAGCAGAGAAGAATCATCGATTTGACTATGGATGTCCATGAAGGAATGCAGACTTTTCAGACTTATTGGCATCCTTTTGTTGAAGTTACCCAGCTTGGCAGGCATGGAATTGAGAACAGAGAGACACGGAAACTTATTTTGGGAACTCATACTGGGACCCATGTGGATGCACCGCGTCATTTTGTTCCCGATGGAATGACCGTTGATGAAATTCCCTTGGAGAATATGAACGGTCCGGCTATTCTTTTGGACTTTTCGGATTTGGATGATTGTTCCTGCGTGACCAGAAGCATGCTTGAGGACGCTGTCGGCACAGATTCTGTAGAAAGGGTGCTTATCCGGTTTGATGGTGAAAAAAGACTCGGGACCATGGCTTACTATGAGGATCAGCCCTGGCTTACAGATGAGGCCGCTCAGTGGTTGGTGGATAAAGGGTGCAAGCTTATAGGGCTTGACGTGGCCATGCCCGACAATCCGGTGAATGGTCGTCAAGGACCGACAGATTCTCCCGTGCACAAGATTTTTCTGACCAACCAAGTTGTAATACTTGAGTATCTGGTTGATTTGAAAAAAATTGGAGCGAGACATTTTGATCTTGTGGTTGCTCCATTGAAAATCCGCGGCGGGGACGGTGCTCCTGCCCGGTGTTTTGCTGTTGTGATTGATTAG
- the rffA gene encoding dTDP-4-amino-4,6-dideoxygalactose transaminase — translation MNSSLIPFNRPYIVGKELYYISKAVLQGNISGDGAFTDKCHKWMEERFDIKRALLTHSCTAALEMGALLADVGPGDEVIMPSFTFVSTANAFVLRGATVKFVDIRPDTLNINEQLIEAAITSKTKAIVPVHYAGVGCEMDYIMDLAADKDLLVIEDAAQAVNATYNGKFLGSIGHMGCYSFHETKNFISGEGGALAVNDERFVERAEIIREKGTDRSKFFRGEVDKYTWVDLGSSYLPSEIIAAFLYAQLEESSKITKKRTEIFSRYSFALAPLANECKLRLPHTPECCNHNGHMFYVITRTAEERDSLIEHLRNKSINAVFHYLPLHSSPMGRKISTSEEHLPYTDDISARLLRLPCYYELSERDQDTVIDSILDFYKNK, via the coding sequence ATGAATAGCAGTCTGATTCCGTTCAATCGTCCGTATATTGTTGGCAAAGAGTTATACTATATCTCGAAAGCTGTTTTGCAGGGGAATATTTCCGGTGACGGGGCTTTTACAGATAAATGTCACAAGTGGATGGAGGAAAGGTTTGATATTAAGCGAGCTTTATTGACTCATTCCTGTACGGCAGCCCTTGAAATGGGAGCTTTGCTTGCTGACGTGGGTCCCGGAGATGAAGTGATCATGCCTTCGTTCACCTTTGTCTCCACGGCGAATGCGTTTGTCTTGCGCGGGGCTACAGTTAAGTTTGTGGATATCCGTCCTGACACCTTGAATATCAATGAGCAGTTGATTGAGGCTGCGATCACATCTAAAACCAAAGCCATAGTACCTGTTCACTATGCCGGGGTTGGGTGTGAAATGGATTATATCATGGATCTTGCTGCGGATAAGGACCTGCTGGTCATCGAAGATGCCGCACAGGCTGTTAACGCTACATACAATGGTAAGTTTTTAGGCTCCATAGGGCATATGGGATGTTACAGTTTTCATGAAACCAAGAATTTTATTTCCGGTGAAGGCGGAGCCTTGGCTGTAAATGATGAGCGTTTTGTTGAGCGGGCTGAAATTATACGTGAAAAAGGGACTGATAGAAGCAAGTTCTTCCGTGGTGAGGTTGATAAGTATACATGGGTAGATTTGGGATCTTCTTATCTGCCCTCAGAAATCATCGCAGCCTTTTTGTATGCCCAGCTGGAAGAGTCGAGCAAGATCACTAAAAAGCGTACTGAGATTTTCAGCCGTTACTCATTTGCGCTTGCGCCGCTTGCAAATGAATGCAAATTGCGGTTGCCTCATACACCTGAATGCTGCAACCATAATGGGCACATGTTTTATGTTATTACGCGGACAGCTGAGGAGCGGGACAGTTTAATTGAGCATCTTAGAAATAAATCCATCAATGCTGTTTTTCACTACCTGCCTTTGCATAGCTCGCCAATGGGCAGGAAAATCAGTACCAGCGAGGAACATTTGCCCTATACTGACGACATCAGTGCAAGGTTGCTGAGGTTGCCATGTTACTATGAATTGAGTGAAAGGGATCAGGATACGGTTATCGATTCTATTTTGGACTTTTATAAAAATAAATAA
- a CDS encoding DapH/DapD/GlmU-related protein: MIDYTTYIRYPHKVSIGNSSVINRGCKLIPGLMAKNAEIEIGNNVALGPYVCLLAAGHDHTSLKLPDTGAKITIGDYCWIGGNSTILQGVTIGEGGIVGAGSVVTKDVPPYKIVAGIPARIIKDRVLDDNIK; the protein is encoded by the coding sequence ATGATTGATTACACTACATACATTAGGTATCCGCACAAAGTTTCAATCGGCAATAGTTCTGTTATAAACAGAGGGTGTAAGCTAATTCCGGGGTTAATGGCAAAAAATGCAGAAATAGAAATTGGAAATAATGTCGCACTCGGACCTTATGTCTGTCTGTTAGCAGCCGGACATGATCATACTAGCTTAAAATTGCCGGATACAGGTGCGAAAATAACAATTGGTGATTATTGCTGGATTGGGGGAAACTCCACAATTCTTCAGGGAGTTACAATAGGAGAAGGGGGTATTGTTGGAGCCGGATCGGTTGTGACGAAAGATGTTCCCCCATATAAAATTGTAGCAGGAATTCCAGCTAGAATTATTAAAGACAGAGTGTTGGACGACAATATCAAGTAG